The Triticum aestivum cultivar Chinese Spring chromosome 3A, IWGSC CS RefSeq v2.1, whole genome shotgun sequence genome includes a region encoding these proteins:
- the LOC123061885 gene encoding 50S ribosomal protein L15, with protein sequence MLRRASQLLRTVPTAAVFPRRLPQPHRHPLPAPPAYLLPAPRQPSYFYATESAAARPPKVPRPLRTVGSLLRLNDIRDNPGATQQKTRKGRGIGSGKGKTAGRGHKGQKARGTARFGFEGGQTPLRRRLPRRGFKNRFSLTFQPCGLGKIAKLINAGKIDSSELITMKTLKDTSAIGKQIKDGIRLMGRGAEEIKWPIHLEVSRATARAKAAVEAAGGTVRLVYYNKLGFRALLKPEWFAKKGRLIPKAARPPPKQRDKVDSIGRLPAPTKPLPFTPEELEFTAKREAAKVIAA encoded by the exons ATGTTGCGCCGCGCCTCCCAGCTCCTCCGCACCGTCCCCACCGCCGCCGTGTTCCCCCGCCGCCTCCCGCAACCGCACCGGCACCCGCTTCCAGCCCCACCCGCCTATCTCCTCCCCGCCCCCAGGCAACCATCGTACTTCTACGCCACCGAGTCAGCGGCGGCGCGGCCACCAAAGGTGCCGCGGCCACTGAGGACGGTGGGGAGCCTGCTGAGGCTGAACGACATCCGCGACAACCCCGGCGCGACGCAGCAGAAGACGCGCAAGGGCCGCGGGATCGGCTCCGGGAAGGGCAAGACGGCGGGGCGCGGGCACAAGGGCCAGAAGGCGCGCGGCACCGCTCGCTTCGGCTTCGAGGGCGGCCAGACCCCGctgcgccgccgtctcccccgccgcGGCTTCAAGAACCGCTTCTCGCTCACGTTCCAG CCCTGTGGACTGGGAAAAATTGCGAAGCTCATCAATGCTGGAAAAATTGATTCCTCTGAATTGATCACAATGAAGACACTGAAG GATACAAGTGCCATTGGAAAACAAATAAAGGATGGGATTCGGTTAATGGGCCGTGGTGCAGAAGAAATCAAATGGCCAATTCACCTCGAG GTATCAAGGGCGACCGCAAGGGCGAAAGCTGCAGTTGAAGCAGCAGGTGGAACTGTAAGATTGGTGTACTACAACAAGCTTGGGTTCAGGGCACTACTCAAACCTGAATGGTTTGCAAAGAAGGGCCGCCTTATACCAAAAGCGGCGAGGCCTCCACCCAAGCAACGAGACAAGGTTGATAGCATTGGCCGACTACCTGCTCCCACAAAGCCACTTCCCTTCACACCGGAGGAATTAGAGTTTACTGCCAAGCGTGAAGCTGCTAAAGTGATCGCTGCATAG